Sequence from the Egibacter rhizosphaerae genome:
GCCCGGCGAGACCCCCGAGGAGTTGCTGGGGGACACCTCGGCGTTCGAGCGTTTCGACGCCGACGGGGTCGGTGCCCGCGGTTACGGGTTCGTGGAGCTCGACCAGCTCGCGCTCGAGCACCTGCTCGGGGCCCGATGACCCTCGTCCGTGGGCCCTACACGTGGGCCGAGGAGACGCGATGACCAGCACCCATGAGGCGGGCCTCCCGCCCTACGCCGACGCGTCGACACCCGTGGCGCAGCGGGTGGACGACCTGCTCGCGCGGATGACGCGGGAGGAGAAGCTCGCGCAGCTCGGCAGCGCCTGGGCGTTCGAGCTGCTGCGGGAGGGCGAGTTCGCCCCCGACCGCGCCGGTGAGCTGCTCGGGCACGGCCTCGGTCAGGTGACGAGGATCTCGGGCGCCACGAACGCGGGTGCCCGCGAGGCGGCGGGGCTCGCCAACCGGATCCAGCGCCACCTCGTCGAGGAGACCCGGCTGGGGATCCCCGCGATCGTGCACGAGGAGAACTGCTCGGGGCTCATGGCACGGGAGTCGACGATGTTCCCGCAGGCCATCGGGGTCGCGAGCACCTGGGATCCCGGGCTGAACGAGCGCATCGCCGGCGTGATCCGCGAGCAGATGCGGGCCGTCGGGGCCCATCAGGGGCTGTCGCCGGTCCTCGACGTGTGCCGGGACGCTCGGTGGGGGCGTCTCGAGGAGACCTACGGCGAGGACCCGCATCTCGTCGCGCGCATGGGCGTGGCCTTCGTCCGCGGTCTCCAGGAAGGGTCACCCGGCGCCGGGGACCAGCGCGCGCACACCGGCGAGGGCGTGGTCGCCACCGGCAAGCACTTCGTCGGCTACGGGGCGTCCGAGGGCGGCATGAACTGGGCGCCCGCGCACATCCCCGCGCGCGAGCTGCGCGAGATCCATCTCCACCCGTTCGAGGCGGCCGTCCGCGAGGGCGGACTCCGATCGATCATGAACGCCTACCACGAGCTCGACGGGATACCGTGCGGCGCGAGCCGCGAGCTGCTCACCGACGTCCTGCGTGGCCAGTGGGGGTTCGACGGCACCGTCGTGGCCGACTACTTCTCGGTCGACCAGCTCGCCCACTATCATCGTCTGGCCGCCGACAAGTCCGAGGCGGCGGCGATGGCGCTCCGCGCGGGCATCGACGTCGAGCTGCCCAGCACCGACTGTTACGCGACCCCTCTGGCCGAAGCGCTCGATCGACACCGGGTGGACGCGGCCCACGTCGACGCGGCGGTCGCCCGGGTCCTGCGCCAGAAGTTCGAGCTGGGCCTGTTCGAGCGACCGTACGTCGACGTGGACGCGGCACCGACGGCGATGAACGCCGCGCCGCACCAGTCGCTCGCGCTGGAGACGGCACGCCGCAGCCTCGTGCTGCTCAAGAACGACGGCGACCTGTTGCCGCTCCCCGACACGCACCGGACGGTCGCGGTGATCGGGCCGAACGCGGACGCCGCCCGGCACCTGCTGGGGGACTACACCTACCCGGCGCACATCGAGACACTGCTCGAGACCCGGGAGGATGGTGCGTTCGGGGTCACGCTGCCCGACGACCATCAGGTCGAGGCGTCGGTCGGCGACGTACCCACCGTCCTCGACGAGCTACGAGCCCGGCTCGGCGAGCGCGTGCGGCACGCCCGTGGCTGCGACGTGAACACCAGCGACACGAGCGGGATCGCGGAAGCAGCGGCGCTCGCCGCCCAGTCGGACGTCGTGGTCCTGGTCGTCGGCGACAAGTCGGGTCTGACCGACGGCTGCACGAGCGGCGAGGCCCGCGACCGCGCCTCGCTGGACCTGCCCGGTGCGCAGGAGGCGCTCGCGCGCGAGGTCGTGGCCACGGGCACCCCCGTGGTCGTGGTGCTCGTTGCGGGCCGGCCCTGCGGCAGCCCGTGGCTGCACGAACAGTGCGCCGCGGTGCTGATGGCGTGGCTGCCCGGCCAAGCCGGCGGACGGGCCATCGCCGAGACCCTGACCGGTGCGGTCAACCCGAGCGGCAAGCTGCCGGTCTCGTATCCGGAGACCGTCGGACAGGTCCCGGTCTTCTACAACCACAAGGTCTCCGGCGGGCGGTCGCACTGGAAGGGGGACTACGTAGATGCCCCGAGCCGTCCGCGTTATCCGTTCGGCCACGGGTTGACGTACACCTCGTTCGTCGTCGAGGCCACGCGGATCGCCGAGGCCACCCTGCCCACGGACGGCACGGCGACGATCGAGGTCACGGTCGCCAACCGTGGTGCGCTTGCCGGGGAGGACGTCGTGCAGCTCTACGTACGCGATCCGGCGGCGAGCGTCACTCGGCCGGTGCGCGAGCTGAAGGCGTTCGCCCGCGTGGAGGCGGCGCCGGGGGAGACCCGGCGGATCGCGTTCGGCTTGCCGGGTGCGCTGCTTGGGTTCCACGGCGAGGATCTCGGCTACGTGGTCGAACCCGGCGAGGTGGAGGTCTCCGTCGGGCTCTCGTCCGCGGATCGGGTGCCCGCGGGGACCCTCACGCTCGTGGCCGGGGAGGAGGCGGAGCCCGCCAAGGTGTTCGCGGGGACGGTGACGCTCGACTGAGCCCGAGCAGGTGCCCGTGCGGCGTCCGTGCCTGCCGATTGGCACGGTCACGTACGCTGACCGCAACCGCAGGATCGGAGGCCGTGCTGTCCGGTGAGCAGCCCCACCCGCCCCGGGGGGGTCGTCGCGCGAGCGCCCGCACCGTGCTCGAGCAGGTGCACCTGGCCGGGCCTCTGTCGCGTGCCGAGCTGACCCGCCTCACCGGACTCAACCGCAGCACGGTCAAGGGCATCGTCGACGAGCTCGGCGCGGAGGGGCTCGTCATGGAGGGGGCCGCGGAGCCGCGCAAGACCCCGGGCCGTCCCTCCCGGGTCGTGCGCGTCTGCTCGGAGCGGCTCGCGGTGCTCGCCGTCGAGATCGCCGTCGACTTCGTGGCGGTCGCCACTGTCGGCCTCGGCGGCACCGTGCATCGCCAGGCCCGCGTGAGCCGCTCCCGGGAGCACCTGGACGTCGAGTCGACCAGGTCGGCGGTCCGCGAACTCGCCGCCTCCGTGATCGACGCACGAGTGCCGATCATGGGTGCCGGGGTGGCGGTGGTCGGCATCGTGCGTCGTGGCGACGGCGTCGTGCGCCTCGCCCCCAACCTCGGGTGGCGGGACGTGGAGCTCGCGTCCCTGACGCGCGGGACACTGGCGGCGCTGGGTGTCGACTGCCCGGTCTGGGTCGGCAACGAGGCCGACTTCGGTGCCCTGGCCGAGCACCGGCGCGGCGCGGCGCGCGCCCACGCGAACATGGTGTACCTGTCGGGGGAGGTCGGCATCGGCGGCGGGCTCATCGTCGACGGACAGCCGCTGGTGGGCGCCGCGGGCTATGGCGGCGAGATCGGCCACATCCCCGTCAACCCGGACGGGCGGACGTGCGGCTGCGGCGGCCAGGGCTGCTGGGAGACAGAAGCCGGCAAGGCCGCGCTGCTGCGCCATGCCGGGCAGCCCGCCGAGGACCCGCACGGCGACGCCGTGGAGCGGGTGATGGCTGCGGCCGCCGCGGGCGACGAGGCCGCGACAGCGGCGGTGGATGCCGTCGGCGCGTGGCTCGGCATCGGGCTCGCGGGGCTGGTCAACATCCTGAACCCGGAGCTGATCGTTCTCGGCGGCATGTACGGGCGCACGCTGCCGGCGATGCGGCAACCTATCCGTGAGCGCATGACCCGCCACACGATCGGTCCGACGGCGGAGGGGACCGCCATCGTCGCCGCGTCGCTCGGGCTCGACGCCCCCCTTCTGGGCGCCGCCGAGTTCGCGCTCGAGCCGGTTCTCGACGGCGCGCGCCCGGTGCCCCTCGTGGACGCCTAGTGTCCTGAGTCGGAGATTCGTTGGCAATATTCGGAGAGGGCGTGGAGGATCTCGTCGGCGGTCTTGTGCCACGCGTACGGGCGGGGGTTCTCGTTCCACGTGGCGATCCAGTCGCGGATGTCGGATTCGAGGGCTTGCACGGAGGTGTGGGTGCTGCGCTGCAGCAGTTTGGTGGTCAGCTCGGCGAACCAGCGCTCGACCAGGTTGAGCCAGCTGGCGCCGGTGGGCGTGAAGTGCAGGTGGAAGCGCGGGTGGCGCAGCAGCCAGCGTTGGATCTCTGGGGTCTTGTGGGTGGCGTAGTTGTCCAGCACCAGGTGCACGTCGAGGTGGTCGGGCACCTCGGCGTCGATCTGGTTGAGGAACTTCTTGAACTCGGCGGCGCGGTGGCGGCGGCGGTGCTGGCCGATGACCTGCCCGGTGGCCAGGTCCAGGGCGGCGAACAGGCTGGTGGTGCCGTGGCGGACGTAGTCGTGGGTGGCCCGCTGGGGGGTGCCCGGCAGCAGCGGGAACACCGGCTGGGTGCGGTCGATCGCCTGGGTCTGGGACTTCTCGTCCACGCACAGCACGACCGCGCGCTCGGGCGGGTCCAGGTAGAGCCCGACGATGTCTCTGACCTTGTCGATGAAGTCGGGGTCGGTGGAGACCTTGAACGTCTCGGTCAGGTGCGGCTTGAGGCCGAACGCGCGCCAGATGCGGCTGACTGCCGTCTGCGACATGCCCGCCGCGGCGGCCATCGACCGGGTCGACCAGTGCGTGGCATCCGGCGGGGTCTCCTCCAGGGTCCTGGTCACCACCCGCTCGACGTCGGCGTCGGTGATCTGGCGGGGCGCGCCCGGCCGCGGCGCATCCGCCAACGCCTCCACCCCGCCAGCGACGAACCGTCGCCGCCACTTGCCCACCGTCGCCTCGCTGACGCCCAGCTCGGCGGCGACCTCCCGGTTCGACGCCCCCCTCGCGCACGCCAGCACGATCCGCGAGCGCTGCGCCAACCGCTGCGACGTCTTGGGACGGCGCGCCCACCGCTCGAGCGTCGCCCGGTCCTCATCGGACAGCTCCAACGTGGCCTTTGGCCTGCCACGAGCCGCCATCGCCCATCCTCTCATCGGAGGAAGGGATCGTACCACATTATGCAACGAACTTACGATTCAGGACACTAGCACGGGGTGGCCCGTGGTCGGCCGTGCCGCGCCGGGCGGCGGGCCGGTTCGTCGTCCGCCCCCGGCGCTACGCCGACTGCATGTGGCCCGGAACGCGCAGCACACGGGGGGTGAAGGGGGAGGGCACCTCGCCGGTGAGCGCGTAGCGGTACAGCGAGGCCGCGAGCGCGCTCCCCGCGACGGCGGCCAGCAGTTGGATCGCCACGAGGCCGACCAGCAGCAGCACGAGTCCGATCAGCGGCTGCACCGTCGCGATCAGGACCGTCGTCAGCACGGTCACGAAGGCCAGTACCGTGACGAGGAGGCCGAGCCCGAACCCGCTGACGAGCGAGCGGCTCCACACGCGCCCGATCAGCCAACGTGAGCGTCGGATCGCCTCGCGCACCGGGATGCCCTCCACGGCGATCATCGGGACGACGAGCACCGTCAGCGTGTGCCAGGCCAGCTTGCCGGCGAACCCGACGGTGCGGTTCACGCGTTCGCTGACCATGTCGAGCACGAAGCCGACTGCGGCGTCCACGAGTGCCCACCGGGCCAGCGGGCCGAGGTGGCGCACGACCTGCCGGACGGCACGGGACAGGTCCACCGGACGGCCGTCGAAGCGGTCGGTGAAGGCAACCACCAGCACGGCTTGGGCGAGGATCGCGAGCAGGTAGCTCACGACGAAGAGGATCAGGTAGGCCACCCGCTCCGCGAGGTCGAGGTGCTCCCAGCTCGCGGGGTCGAGCAGCGCGAGCACCTCGACCCCGGCGATCGCCGCGATCGAGAGCGCGAGGAGCGCGCTGACCACCACGGTCACCGCCGGCACGAGCATGAGCTGCGGGTGCCGGGTGGCGAGGCGGAAGGACAGCAGCGCCAACTGCAGGCCGCTCGCGAAGCTCGACGCGATCCAGCCGAGGAACCCTCCGGCCGGTGCCCGGCCGACCCCGATGGCCCCCGGGACGCCCGGGTGGGGCAGCCCGG
This genomic interval carries:
- a CDS encoding glycoside hydrolase family 3 N-terminal domain-containing protein, whose product is MTSTHEAGLPPYADASTPVAQRVDDLLARMTREEKLAQLGSAWAFELLREGEFAPDRAGELLGHGLGQVTRISGATNAGAREAAGLANRIQRHLVEETRLGIPAIVHEENCSGLMARESTMFPQAIGVASTWDPGLNERIAGVIREQMRAVGAHQGLSPVLDVCRDARWGRLEETYGEDPHLVARMGVAFVRGLQEGSPGAGDQRAHTGEGVVATGKHFVGYGASEGGMNWAPAHIPARELREIHLHPFEAAVREGGLRSIMNAYHELDGIPCGASRELLTDVLRGQWGFDGTVVADYFSVDQLAHYHRLAADKSEAAAMALRAGIDVELPSTDCYATPLAEALDRHRVDAAHVDAAVARVLRQKFELGLFERPYVDVDAAPTAMNAAPHQSLALETARRSLVLLKNDGDLLPLPDTHRTVAVIGPNADAARHLLGDYTYPAHIETLLETREDGAFGVTLPDDHQVEASVGDVPTVLDELRARLGERVRHARGCDVNTSDTSGIAEAAALAAQSDVVVLVVGDKSGLTDGCTSGEARDRASLDLPGAQEALAREVVATGTPVVVVLVAGRPCGSPWLHEQCAAVLMAWLPGQAGGRAIAETLTGAVNPSGKLPVSYPETVGQVPVFYNHKVSGGRSHWKGDYVDAPSRPRYPFGHGLTYTSFVVEATRIAEATLPTDGTATIEVTVANRGALAGEDVVQLYVRDPAASVTRPVRELKAFARVEAAPGETRRIAFGLPGALLGFHGEDLGYVVEPGEVEVSVGLSSADRVPAGTLTLVAGEEAEPAKVFAGTVTLD
- a CDS encoding ROK family transcriptional regulator — encoded protein: MLSGEQPHPPRGGRRASARTVLEQVHLAGPLSRAELTRLTGLNRSTVKGIVDELGAEGLVMEGAAEPRKTPGRPSRVVRVCSERLAVLAVEIAVDFVAVATVGLGGTVHRQARVSRSREHLDVESTRSAVRELAASVIDARVPIMGAGVAVVGIVRRGDGVVRLAPNLGWRDVELASLTRGTLAALGVDCPVWVGNEADFGALAEHRRGAARAHANMVYLSGEVGIGGGLIVDGQPLVGAAGYGGEIGHIPVNPDGRTCGCGGQGCWETEAGKAALLRHAGQPAEDPHGDAVERVMAAAAAGDEAATAAVDAVGAWLGIGLAGLVNILNPELIVLGGMYGRTLPAMRQPIRERMTRHTIGPTAEGTAIVAASLGLDAPLLGAAEFALEPVLDGARPVPLVDA
- a CDS encoding IS630 family transposase, whose product is MAARGRPKATLELSDEDRATLERWARRPKTSQRLAQRSRIVLACARGASNREVAAELGVSEATVGKWRRRFVAGGVEALADAPRPGAPRQITDADVERVVTRTLEETPPDATHWSTRSMAAAAGMSQTAVSRIWRAFGLKPHLTETFKVSTDPDFIDKVRDIVGLYLDPPERAVVLCVDEKSQTQAIDRTQPVFPLLPGTPQRATHDYVRHGTTSLFAALDLATGQVIGQHRRRHRAAEFKKFLNQIDAEVPDHLDVHLVLDNYATHKTPEIQRWLLRHPRFHLHFTPTGASWLNLVERWFAELTTKLLQRSTHTSVQALESDIRDWIATWNENPRPYAWHKTADEILHALSEYCQRISDSGH
- a CDS encoding DUF6159 family protein, producing MTSEHRCGACGARNGPGATWCSLCHARLPEPPGPERSAPDPEALLAGLPGSEPEPSEPTATASRQDPWPASPREATSSPGSAIPTSEQAFEQVRNEWLCSACGRRNLVSAQRCEGCGVHATGMMAIQAGLERDRSGVRNADTGLPHPGVPGAIGVGRAPAGGFLGWIASSFASGLQLALLSFRLATRHPQLMLVPAVTVVVSALLALSIAAIAGVEVLALLDPASWEHLDLAERVAYLILFVVSYLLAILAQAVLVVAFTDRFDGRPVDLSRAVRQVVRHLGPLARWALVDAAVGFVLDMVSERVNRTVGFAGKLAWHTLTVLVVPMIAVEGIPVREAIRRSRWLIGRVWSRSLVSGFGLGLLVTVLAFVTVLTTVLIATVQPLIGLVLLLVGLVAIQLLAAVAGSALAASLYRYALTGEVPSPFTPRVLRVPGHMQSA